Proteins from a genomic interval of Nocardia sp. BMG51109:
- the mraZ gene encoding division/cell wall cluster transcriptional repressor MraZ produces the protein MFLGTYMPRLDDKGRLTLPAKFRDELAGGLMVTKGQDHSLAVYPKEEFTALARRAAAASRNNPQARAFVRALAASTDEQRPDGQGRITLSAEHRRYANLDRDCVVIGSVDFLEIWDKQAWESYLAEHEEDYSMARDESLGGIF, from the coding sequence GTGTTTCTCGGTACCTATATGCCTCGCCTGGACGACAAGGGGCGACTGACGTTGCCTGCGAAGTTTCGGGACGAGCTTGCGGGAGGGTTGATGGTGACGAAAGGTCAGGACCACAGCCTTGCCGTGTATCCCAAAGAGGAGTTCACCGCGCTCGCGCGGCGGGCCGCCGCGGCGTCCCGGAACAACCCGCAGGCACGGGCTTTCGTCCGAGCTCTGGCGGCCTCGACGGACGAGCAGCGTCCGGACGGACAGGGCCGGATCACGCTGTCGGCCGAACACCGCCGCTACGCGAACCTGGACAGGGACTGCGTGGTGATCGGCTCGGTCGACTTCCTCGAAATATGGGACAAGCAGGCGTGGGAGTCCTACCTCGCCGAGCACGAGGAGGATTACTCGATGGCCAGAGACGAGTCGCTGGGCGGCATCTTCTAG
- the rsmH gene encoding 16S rRNA (cytosine(1402)-N(4))-methyltransferase RsmH, protein MNHASRTPRHVPVLLRRADEILGPALTSGGVLVDATLGLGGHAEHFLREYPTIRLIGLDRDSAALRLAGERLRPFEERITLVHTRYDGIAEALRDAGVPAVRSVRAVLMDLGVSSMQLDESERGFAYSVDAPLDMRMDPTAELTAADVLNTYGHGELARVLKTYGEERFAGRIASAIVRKREQRPFSTSAQLVELLYDAIPAATRRTGGHPAKRTFQALRVEVNRELESLEAALPAALDALEVGGRIVVMSYQSLEDRAVKQVFARRSASRTPIDLPMELPGGGPEFTILTRGAEKASAHEVEDNPRAAPVRMRAAERIQDAVGEAGP, encoded by the coding sequence GTGAATCATGCCAGCCGGACTCCCCGTCATGTTCCGGTTCTGCTGCGTCGCGCCGACGAGATCCTCGGTCCCGCACTGACTTCCGGTGGTGTCCTGGTCGACGCCACGCTCGGCCTGGGTGGTCACGCCGAGCACTTTCTGCGCGAGTATCCGACGATCCGGCTGATCGGGCTGGACCGCGACAGCGCGGCGCTGCGGCTGGCCGGCGAGCGGCTGCGCCCGTTCGAGGAGCGGATCACGCTGGTGCACACCCGGTACGACGGCATCGCCGAGGCCCTGCGCGATGCCGGAGTTCCGGCGGTGCGTTCGGTCCGGGCGGTGCTGATGGATCTGGGCGTGTCGTCGATGCAGCTGGACGAGTCGGAGCGCGGGTTCGCCTATTCGGTCGACGCGCCGCTGGACATGCGGATGGATCCCACCGCCGAGCTCACGGCCGCCGACGTGCTGAACACCTACGGTCACGGCGAACTCGCCCGGGTGCTGAAAACCTATGGCGAGGAACGGTTCGCGGGGCGCATCGCGAGCGCGATCGTCCGGAAGCGGGAGCAGCGCCCGTTCAGCACGAGCGCTCAGCTGGTGGAGCTGCTGTACGACGCGATCCCCGCGGCGACCCGGCGCACCGGCGGGCATCCCGCCAAGCGCACCTTCCAGGCGCTGCGCGTCGAGGTCAACCGGGAACTGGAATCGCTGGAGGCCGCGTTGCCCGCAGCGCTGGACGCGCTCGAGGTGGGTGGCCGCATCGTCGTGATGTCGTACCAGTCGCTGGAGGACCGGGCGGTCAAGCAGGTGTTCGCGCGCCGTTCGGCGTCGCGCACGCCGATCGACCTGCCGATGGAACTGCCCGGCGGTGGGCCGGAATTCACGATCCTGACCCGGGGGGCGGAGAAGGCGTCCGCGCACGAGGTCGAGGACAACCCGCGGGCCGCGCCGGTACGGATGCGGGCCGCGGAACGGATACAGGACGCAGTAGGGGAGGCAGGACCATGA
- a CDS encoding penicillin-binding protein 2, with the protein MTRSAGRTTQPRRGPVRRRPRSGPGAAGDASFRLRFGVGRVVMLAALLLVAAQLLWVQTVSAPSLSAQAASQRTVHADDPALRGAITDRDGKSLAFTLPTKDLSFQPVGVRKKLAEARAKSAKAPDPDQRLQDIAKTVHDKLGPAAPKEADLLAQLRGDETFVYLARHVDSRIASEIKEQFPEVTVDRQDTRNYPGGSLAANIIGATGWDGHGVVGLESSMDSELAGTNGSHTYDRGSDGAVIPGSERDRQPAVDGSSVELTLDSDMQYYVQQQVQQAKQNSGAQDASAVVLDAHTGQVLSMAGDNTFNPQLEPKNWDTGHMGNPPVSDVFEPGSVNKIVTAASAIEYGLTNPDEVHQVPGQIHMGGVTVNDAWEHGVTPYTTAGIFGKSSNVGTLMLAQRVGETRFAEMVKRFGLGQRTDVGLPGESGGVVPPRDQWSGSTFANLPIGQGLSMSLLQMTGMYQAIANDGVRIPPRIVKAEVGADGKRRETEQPEGVRVVSPQTARTLRDMFEAVVQHDPAGVQQGSGPSGAVEGYQIAGKTGTAQQIDPNCGCYFTDRYWITFAGIAPADNPRYVVGIMLDAPIRSTDGGGGQSAAPLFHNIASWALQRDRIPPSPPARQWVLQAD; encoded by the coding sequence ATGACCCGGTCCGCGGGCCGTACGACCCAGCCGCGGCGGGGCCCGGTCCGGCGTCGTCCGCGTTCCGGGCCCGGCGCCGCCGGTGACGCCTCGTTCCGGCTGCGGTTCGGGGTGGGCCGGGTCGTGATGCTGGCCGCGCTGCTGCTGGTCGCGGCCCAATTGCTGTGGGTACAGACGGTTTCCGCGCCCAGCCTGTCGGCCCAGGCGGCCAGCCAGCGCACGGTGCACGCCGACGATCCGGCCCTGCGCGGGGCGATCACCGACCGCGACGGCAAGTCGCTGGCCTTCACGCTGCCGACCAAGGATCTGTCCTTCCAGCCCGTCGGCGTGCGCAAGAAGCTCGCCGAGGCGCGCGCGAAATCGGCCAAGGCGCCCGATCCGGACCAGCGGCTGCAGGACATCGCCAAGACGGTCCACGACAAGCTCGGCCCGGCGGCGCCCAAGGAGGCCGACCTGCTGGCGCAGTTGCGCGGTGACGAGACGTTCGTCTATCTGGCCCGCCACGTCGACTCCCGGATCGCCTCGGAGATCAAGGAGCAGTTCCCCGAGGTGACGGTGGACCGCCAGGACACCCGCAACTATCCGGGTGGTTCGCTGGCCGCCAACATCATCGGCGCCACGGGCTGGGACGGGCACGGCGTCGTCGGCCTGGAATCCTCGATGGATTCGGAGCTGGCCGGCACCAACGGCTCGCACACCTACGACCGGGGCTCCGACGGCGCGGTGATCCCGGGCAGCGAGCGCGACCGCCAGCCCGCGGTGGACGGGTCCTCGGTGGAGCTGACCCTCGACTCGGATATGCAGTACTACGTCCAGCAGCAGGTGCAGCAGGCCAAGCAGAACTCGGGGGCGCAGGACGCCTCCGCGGTGGTGCTGGACGCGCACACCGGGCAGGTGCTGTCGATGGCCGGTGACAACACCTTCAACCCGCAACTGGAGCCGAAGAACTGGGACACCGGCCACATGGGCAATCCGCCGGTCTCCGACGTCTTCGAGCCGGGGTCGGTGAACAAGATCGTCACCGCGGCCTCGGCGATAGAGTACGGGCTGACGAATCCGGACGAGGTGCATCAGGTTCCGGGGCAGATCCACATGGGCGGCGTCACCGTGAACGACGCCTGGGAACACGGCGTGACCCCGTACACCACCGCGGGCATCTTCGGTAAGTCCTCGAACGTCGGCACCCTGATGCTCGCCCAGCGGGTGGGTGAGACTCGCTTCGCGGAGATGGTGAAGCGATTCGGGCTCGGGCAGCGCACCGATGTCGGACTGCCGGGCGAGAGCGGGGGCGTCGTCCCGCCGCGCGACCAGTGGTCGGGCTCGACGTTCGCGAATCTGCCGATAGGGCAGGGGCTTTCGATGAGCCTGCTGCAGATGACCGGAATGTACCAGGCGATCGCCAACGACGGCGTGCGGATCCCGCCGCGCATCGTCAAGGCCGAGGTCGGGGCGGACGGAAAGCGCAGGGAGACCGAACAACCCGAGGGCGTGCGGGTGGTGAGCCCGCAGACGGCCCGGACGCTGCGCGACATGTTCGAGGCGGTGGTCCAGCACGATCCGGCGGGCGTGCAGCAGGGCTCCGGTCCGTCCGGCGCGGTCGAGGGCTACCAGATCGCGGGCAAGACGGGCACCGCACAGCAGATAGATCCGAACTGCGGGTGCTATTTCACCGATCGCTACTGGATCACCTTCGCCGGTATCGCCCCCGCCGACAACCCGCGCTACGTGGTCGGCATCATGCTCGACGCGCCGATCCGCAGCACCGACGGCGGCGGCGGTCAGTCCGCGGCGCCGCTGTTCCACAACATCGCGTCCTGGGCGTTGCAGCGCGACCGGATTCCGCCGTCCCCACCGGCGCGGCAGTGGGTGTTGCAGGCCGATTGA
- a CDS encoding UDP-N-acetylmuramoyl-L-alanyl-D-glutamate--2,6-diaminopimelate ligase — protein sequence MPVQPSPQALRPAAPPSTALRTVVEVTGARPSRGELPETERLDTERLEAECLDTVVTGIEHRSDAVRPGDLFAGLAGARAHGARFAAEAVERGAVAVFTDPAGAELIGEIGVPVLVHDSPRAVLGELSAEIYGHPSQRLRVVGITGTSGKTTTSYLVEAGLAAAGRQTALIGTIETRMGFRPSGQGPEAVACVTTQGPRSGGFGYGRVPSALTTPEAPQLHAMFALMVEQGVDAVVMEVSSHALALGRVDGVRFAVGAFTNLSQDHLDFHADFEDYFAAKRRLFDPDSPVAAQLSVICVDDAWGRRLAREVGGRAPVVTVATTTSPTGEDESDWVALGVSAEGGEQSFTAVGRDAKIPVRLRLPGHYNIANGLLAVAVCAAAGVDAATAAAALAHVDVPGRMQRVDRGQDFLAVVDYAHKPAAVESVIATLREYVKGSGGRLAVVVGAGGDRDAGKRPLMGATAARGADLLIITDDNPRGEDPAAIRAAIHAGAQGIPEPERGEVTEIGDRAAAVAAAVDWARPGDVVLVAGKGHETGQEIAGVKYPFDDREVLAEALSRRPAPDDKDLTVS from the coding sequence GTGCCCGTGCAGCCCAGTCCGCAGGCACTGCGCCCGGCGGCGCCGCCGTCCACCGCGCTGCGAACGGTCGTCGAGGTCACCGGTGCGCGGCCGAGCCGCGGCGAGCTCCCCGAGACCGAGCGCCTCGACACGGAGCGCCTCGAAGCCGAGTGCCTCGACACCGTGGTGACCGGCATCGAGCATCGGTCCGACGCCGTGCGGCCGGGTGATCTGTTCGCCGGGCTGGCCGGTGCGCGCGCACACGGCGCCCGGTTCGCCGCCGAGGCGGTCGAGCGCGGGGCGGTCGCGGTGTTCACCGATCCGGCCGGCGCCGAATTGATCGGTGAGATCGGCGTTCCCGTGCTCGTGCACGACAGTCCGCGCGCGGTGCTGGGTGAGCTGTCGGCGGAGATCTACGGCCACCCGTCGCAGCGGCTGCGGGTCGTCGGCATCACCGGCACCTCCGGCAAGACCACCACGTCGTATCTGGTGGAGGCCGGGCTCGCCGCGGCCGGGCGGCAGACCGCGCTGATCGGGACCATCGAGACTCGCATGGGTTTCCGCCCGAGCGGTCAGGGCCCGGAGGCGGTAGCTTGCGTCACCACGCAGGGCCCCCGCTCGGGCGGCTTCGGATACGGCCGGGTGCCGAGCGCGCTGACCACGCCGGAGGCGCCGCAGCTGCACGCCATGTTCGCGCTGATGGTCGAGCAGGGCGTGGACGCGGTGGTGATGGAGGTGTCCAGCCACGCGCTGGCGCTGGGCCGCGTCGACGGCGTGCGTTTCGCGGTGGGCGCGTTCACCAATCTGTCGCAGGACCACCTCGACTTCCACGCCGATTTCGAGGACTACTTCGCCGCCAAGCGCCGGCTGTTCGACCCCGATTCGCCGGTCGCCGCGCAGCTCAGCGTGATCTGCGTCGACGACGCCTGGGGGCGGCGGCTGGCCCGCGAGGTGGGCGGCCGCGCGCCGGTCGTCACGGTCGCCACGACCACGAGCCCGACGGGCGAGGACGAATCGGACTGGGTCGCACTGGGTGTCTCCGCCGAGGGTGGCGAGCAGTCGTTCACCGCCGTCGGCCGGGACGCGAAAATCCCGGTGCGCCTGCGCCTTCCGGGCCACTACAACATCGCCAACGGGCTGCTCGCGGTCGCGGTGTGCGCGGCCGCGGGTGTCGATGCGGCGACCGCGGCCGCGGCGCTGGCGCACGTGGACGTGCCGGGCCGGATGCAGCGCGTGGACCGGGGGCAGGATTTTCTCGCGGTGGTGGACTACGCGCACAAGCCGGCGGCGGTGGAATCGGTCATCGCGACGCTGCGCGAGTACGTCAAGGGTTCCGGCGGCCGGCTGGCCGTGGTGGTCGGTGCGGGCGGCGACCGCGACGCCGGCAAGCGGCCGCTGATGGGCGCCACCGCGGCCCGCGGCGCCGACCTGCTGATCATCACCGACGACAATCCGCGCGGCGAGGACCCGGCGGCCATCCGTGCGGCGATTCACGCCGGCGCGCAGGGGATTCCGGAGCCGGAACGCGGCGAGGTCACCGAGATCGGGGACCGGGCCGCGGCCGTCGCCGCCGCCGTGGACTGGGCGCGGCCGGGGGATGTGGTGCTCGTGGCGGGCAAGGGGCACGAGACCGGGCAGGAGATCGCGGGTGTGAAGTATCCGTTCGACGACCGCGAGGTGCTGGCTGAGGCCCTCTCTCGGCGGCCCGCGCCTGATGACAAGGATCTGACCGTTTCATGA
- the murF gene encoding UDP-N-acetylmuramoyl-tripeptide--D-alanyl-D-alanine ligase, whose amino-acid sequence MIEMTLREIADVVGGTLHDVPDPAVTVTGAVEFDSRRVDSGDLFLAMPGEHADGHDFAAGAVAAGAVAVLAARPVGVPAIVVEPLPVTGSRALVLAHDRDGSGAAVLAALAKLARVSIDRLATGGLTVIGVTGSSGKTSTKDLLASVLAPLGPVVAPPGSLNNELGYPWTVLRADAGTRFLVLEMSARGVGHIAALTETAPPAIGVVLNVGTAHLGEFGSREAIARAKGELVEALPPSGIAILNADDPNVAAMASRTRARVVTVGQSGAAGVRATGVVLDEAARARFTLHANGSETEIRLAVHGEHQVGNALSAAAVALECGADLDSVAAALSGARIVSAHRMDVRTRADGVTVVNDSYNANPDSVRAALKALVSMARAEGSEGDGGPGRRSWAVLGEMAELGEESVVEHDRIGRLAVRLDVDRLIVVGSGRPARALHQGAVMEGSWGEESVLVPDIEAAIAVLDNELAAGDVVLVKASNSAGLWAVAQHLTAASEPDAEAVRRPQVPPSGTEAAV is encoded by the coding sequence ATGATCGAGATGACCCTGCGGGAGATCGCGGATGTCGTCGGCGGCACGCTGCACGATGTACCCGATCCTGCGGTGACGGTGACCGGTGCGGTCGAATTCGATTCGCGCCGAGTCGATTCCGGTGATCTTTTTCTGGCGATGCCGGGTGAGCACGCCGACGGGCACGATTTCGCGGCCGGTGCCGTGGCCGCCGGTGCGGTGGCCGTGCTGGCGGCGCGGCCGGTGGGCGTTCCGGCCATCGTGGTGGAACCGCTGCCGGTCACCGGCAGCAGGGCGCTGGTGCTGGCGCACGACCGCGACGGTTCCGGCGCGGCCGTCCTCGCCGCGCTGGCGAAGCTGGCCCGGGTGAGCATCGACCGCCTCGCGACCGGTGGCCTCACCGTCATCGGGGTGACCGGCTCCTCCGGGAAGACCTCGACCAAGGATCTGCTGGCGAGCGTGCTGGCTCCGCTCGGGCCGGTGGTGGCCCCGCCGGGTTCGCTGAACAACGAGCTCGGTTACCCGTGGACGGTGCTGCGCGCGGACGCCGGCACCCGGTTCCTGGTGCTGGAGATGTCGGCCCGCGGGGTGGGACATATCGCGGCGCTCACCGAGACCGCGCCGCCGGCGATCGGCGTCGTGCTCAACGTCGGCACCGCCCACCTGGGCGAGTTCGGCAGCCGCGAGGCGATCGCGCGGGCCAAAGGCGAACTGGTGGAGGCGCTTCCGCCGTCCGGCATCGCGATCCTGAATGCCGACGACCCGAACGTGGCGGCGATGGCGAGCCGCACGCGGGCGCGCGTGGTCACGGTCGGCCAGTCCGGCGCCGCCGGCGTGCGGGCCACCGGCGTCGTGCTCGACGAGGCTGCTCGTGCCCGGTTCACCTTGCACGCCAACGGTTCCGAGACCGAGATCCGGCTGGCCGTGCACGGCGAGCACCAGGTCGGCAACGCGCTGTCCGCCGCCGCGGTGGCGCTGGAGTGCGGTGCCGATCTCGACTCGGTCGCGGCCGCGCTGTCGGGCGCGCGGATCGTGTCGGCGCACCGCATGGACGTGCGCACCCGCGCCGACGGCGTCACCGTCGTCAACGACTCCTACAACGCCAACCCGGATTCGGTCCGCGCGGCGCTCAAGGCCCTCGTGAGCATGGCGCGTGCCGAGGGGAGCGAGGGGGACGGCGGGCCGGGCCGCCGATCCTGGGCCGTGCTGGGGGAAATGGCCGAACTGGGCGAGGAATCCGTCGTCGAGCACGACCGGATCGGCCGGCTGGCGGTGCGCCTGGATGTGGACCGCCTCATCGTCGTCGGCAGCGGGCGCCCGGCCCGCGCGCTGCATCAGGGGGCGGTCATGGAAGGGTCATGGGGTGAGGAATCGGTTCTCGTACCCGACATCGAGGCCGCGATCGCGGTGCTGGACAACGAGCTCGCGGCGGGTGATGTGGTGCTGGTGAAGGCGTCCAACTCGGCCGGGCTGTGGGCGGTCGCGCAGCATCTGACCGCGGCATCCGAGCCGGATGCGGAGGCGGTGCGGCGTCCCCAGGTGCCACCGTCCGGTACGGAGGCGGCGGTATGA